The Musa acuminata AAA Group cultivar baxijiao chromosome BXJ2-2, Cavendish_Baxijiao_AAA, whole genome shotgun sequence genome has a segment encoding these proteins:
- the LOC135606269 gene encoding putative pumilio homolog 7, chloroplastic isoform X1 gives MKMGKQEEREMEMLLDEIPHATSPHLPHPHLGHHRRFHGDDALGVHVPGLDELSPVRGFYPVHGCGHGRGPDHGDRHARLSPPPLPSEGSLVLGFLSPAADELARQHTGRMVERLGLLDKLSGMHLGVDPKVPIGRPLMPASASENNPINPSVPETNYTDDTFQIGVNCHSVIPNSLLFGLDKNPCSSQSQQQHCYADANFFEPWLDNFPYGATELGTDGVLGRTPHCRANLGGGFVSRINQPYPVSNMFLQSEKIRIDSSWNRNTLNASRLPDFSVSNGCIETPSANLEVQPGRILRNPEVFGSDDSLIIEGKELHCMRCPLNYPLKGTKLSQFDGCLYARGVSVKLPNFLPKYDNVMDVKGCMYFVAKHQHGCRFLQQKLDEGKHVVDVIFNGVINHASELMIDPFGNYLMQKLLELCSEEQLMQILLVLKDPDNLIRISLNVHGTRAVQKLIDTLKTKKQIALVISAIQPGFLDLIKDLNGSHVLQRCLESFTPEDNKLIFDAAAKHCVDIATHRHGCCVLQKCIAHSTGENQAKLIAEISANGYELAQDPFGNYVVQYILDLKNSLAVGNLASQFEGKYVQLSIQKFSSNVVEKCLKILGEDDRATIILELISVSHFEQLLQDPYANYVIKSALLNSKGPVRAALVKAMLPHEAALRTNPYCKRIFSRALLKK, from the exons ATGAAGATGGGGAAGCAGGAAGAGAGGGAGATGGAGATGCTGTTGGATGAAATCCCTCATGCCACGTCTCCCCATCTCCCTCATCCCCATCTCGGTCATCATCGCCGCTTCCATGGTGATGATGCTCTTGGCGTGCATGTGCCTGGTCTCGATGAGCTATCGCCAGTTCGTGGGTTTTATCCTGTCCATGGCTGTGGGCATGGGAGGGGGCCTGACCATGGTGACCGCCATGCACGCCTCTCGCCGCCGCCCCTCCCCTCGGAAGGATCGTTGGTGTTGGGCTTTCTCTCCCCTGCCGCCGATGAACTGGCTCGCCAGCATACGGGGCGGATGGTCGAACGATTAGGCTTGCTCGACAAACTTAGCGGTATGCATCTCGGAGTTGATCCGAAAGTACCAATTGGTCGTCCGCTGATGCCGGCATCAGCATCCGAGAACAACCCGATCAACCCTTCTGTGCCTGAGACTAATTATACCGACGATACATTTCAGATTGGCGTTAATTGTCACTCAGTTATTCCCAACTCTCTGTTATTTGGTCTGGATAAGAATCCATGCTCGTCTCAATCGCAGCAGCAGCATTGCTATGCGGATGCTAATTTTTTCGAGCCATGGCTCGACAATTTCCCTTATGGAGCAACTGAATTGGGAACTGATGGTGTCCTTGGACGAACTCCTCACTGTAGGGCTAATCTTGGCGGGGGTTTTGTTTCCCGTATTAATCAACCTTATCCAGTTTCTAATATGTTCTTGCAGTCGGAGAAGATTAGAATAGATTCCAGTTGGAATAGGAACACTTTAAATGCCTCGAGGTTACCTGACTTTTCAGTGTCAAATGGATGCATCGAAACACCCTCTGCTAATCTTGAGGTTCAGCCAGGAAGAATCCTGAGAAACCCTGAGGTGTTTGGATCCGATGACAGTTTAATTATAGAGGGTAAGGAGCTCCATTGCATGAGGTGCCCATTGAATTATCCCCTGAAGGGGACTAAACTATCGCAGTTTGATGGATGCCTGTATGCACGAGGAGTCTCGGTGAAGCTACCAAATTTTCTGCCAAAGTATGACAATGTGATGGATGTCAAAGGATGTATGTACTTTGTTGCGAAGCACCAGCATGGGTGTCGGTTTTTGCAGCAGAAGCTTGATGAAGGGAAGCATGTGGTAGATGTGATTTTTAATGGGGTCATCAATCATGCCAGTGAGCTCATGATCGATCCTTTTGGGAACTATCTCATGCAGAAGCTACTTGAATTATGCAGTGAAGAACAACTGATGCAGATCCTCCTAGTGTTGAAGGATCCAGATAACCTCATCAGAATCTCCCTGAACGTTCATGG GACGAGGGCTGTGCAGAAGTTAATAGATACCCTCAAAACTAAGAAGCAAATTGCACTGGTTATATCAGCCATACAACCTGGGTTTTTAGATCTCATCAAGGACTTGAATGGCAGCCATGTGCTCCAACGCTGCTTGGAATCTTTTACACCTGAAGACAATAAG TTAATTTTTGATGCTGCGGCAAAGCATTGTGTTGATATTGCTACTCATCGACATGGATGTTGTGTGTTGCAAAAATGCATAGCCCATTCTACTGGAGAAAATCAAGCAAAGTTGATTGCAGAAATTTCTGCTAATGGTTATGAACTTGCTCAAGATCCGTTTGG AAATTATGTTGTCCAGTATATACTAGATCTGAAGAACTCCTTGGCAGTTGGAAACTTGGCATCTCAGTTTGAAGGGAAGTATGTACAGCTCTCCATACAGAAATTTAGCAGTAACGTGGTGGAAAAATGCTTGAAGATTTTGGGTGAAGATGATCGAGCTACTATAATATTGGAATTGATTTCAGTCTCACACTTTGAGCAATTATTGCAAGACCCTTACGCAAACTATGTTATCAAATCTGCTCTTCTAAATTCCAAG GGCCCTGTCCGTGCTGCACTAGTAAAAGCTATGCTTCCTCATGAAGCAGCCCTGAGAACCAACCCTTACTGCAAGCGAATCTTTTCACGGGCTCTATTGAAGAAGTGA
- the LOC135606269 gene encoding uncharacterized protein LOC135606269 isoform X2 produces the protein MKMGKQEEREMEMLLDEIPHATSPHLPHPHLGHHRRFHGDDALGVHVPGLDELSPVRGFYPVHGCGHGRGPDHGDRHARLSPPPLPSEGSLVLGFLSPAADELARQHTGRMVERLGLLDKLSGMHLGVDPKVPIGRPLMPASASENNPINPSVPETNYTDDTFQIGVNCHSVIPNSLLFGLDKNPCSSQSQQQHCYADANFFEPWLDNFPYGATELGTDGVLGRTPHCRANLGGGFVSRINQPYPVSNMFLQSEKIRIDSSWNRNTLNASRLPDFSVSNGCIETPSANLEVQPGRILRNPEVFGSDDSLIIEGKELHCMRCPLNYPLKGTKLSQFDGCLYARGVSVKLPNFLPKYDNVMDVKGCMYFVAKHQHGCRFLQQKLDEGKHVVDVIFNGVINHASELMIDPFGNYLMQKLLELCSEEQLMQILLVLKDPDNLIRISLNVHGTRAVQKLIDTLKTKKQIALVISAIQPGFLDLIKDLNGSHVLQRCLESFTPEDNKLIFDAAAKHCVDIATHRHGCCVLQKCIAHSTGENQAKLIAEISANGYELAQDPFG, from the exons ATGAAGATGGGGAAGCAGGAAGAGAGGGAGATGGAGATGCTGTTGGATGAAATCCCTCATGCCACGTCTCCCCATCTCCCTCATCCCCATCTCGGTCATCATCGCCGCTTCCATGGTGATGATGCTCTTGGCGTGCATGTGCCTGGTCTCGATGAGCTATCGCCAGTTCGTGGGTTTTATCCTGTCCATGGCTGTGGGCATGGGAGGGGGCCTGACCATGGTGACCGCCATGCACGCCTCTCGCCGCCGCCCCTCCCCTCGGAAGGATCGTTGGTGTTGGGCTTTCTCTCCCCTGCCGCCGATGAACTGGCTCGCCAGCATACGGGGCGGATGGTCGAACGATTAGGCTTGCTCGACAAACTTAGCGGTATGCATCTCGGAGTTGATCCGAAAGTACCAATTGGTCGTCCGCTGATGCCGGCATCAGCATCCGAGAACAACCCGATCAACCCTTCTGTGCCTGAGACTAATTATACCGACGATACATTTCAGATTGGCGTTAATTGTCACTCAGTTATTCCCAACTCTCTGTTATTTGGTCTGGATAAGAATCCATGCTCGTCTCAATCGCAGCAGCAGCATTGCTATGCGGATGCTAATTTTTTCGAGCCATGGCTCGACAATTTCCCTTATGGAGCAACTGAATTGGGAACTGATGGTGTCCTTGGACGAACTCCTCACTGTAGGGCTAATCTTGGCGGGGGTTTTGTTTCCCGTATTAATCAACCTTATCCAGTTTCTAATATGTTCTTGCAGTCGGAGAAGATTAGAATAGATTCCAGTTGGAATAGGAACACTTTAAATGCCTCGAGGTTACCTGACTTTTCAGTGTCAAATGGATGCATCGAAACACCCTCTGCTAATCTTGAGGTTCAGCCAGGAAGAATCCTGAGAAACCCTGAGGTGTTTGGATCCGATGACAGTTTAATTATAGAGGGTAAGGAGCTCCATTGCATGAGGTGCCCATTGAATTATCCCCTGAAGGGGACTAAACTATCGCAGTTTGATGGATGCCTGTATGCACGAGGAGTCTCGGTGAAGCTACCAAATTTTCTGCCAAAGTATGACAATGTGATGGATGTCAAAGGATGTATGTACTTTGTTGCGAAGCACCAGCATGGGTGTCGGTTTTTGCAGCAGAAGCTTGATGAAGGGAAGCATGTGGTAGATGTGATTTTTAATGGGGTCATCAATCATGCCAGTGAGCTCATGATCGATCCTTTTGGGAACTATCTCATGCAGAAGCTACTTGAATTATGCAGTGAAGAACAACTGATGCAGATCCTCCTAGTGTTGAAGGATCCAGATAACCTCATCAGAATCTCCCTGAACGTTCATGG GACGAGGGCTGTGCAGAAGTTAATAGATACCCTCAAAACTAAGAAGCAAATTGCACTGGTTATATCAGCCATACAACCTGGGTTTTTAGATCTCATCAAGGACTTGAATGGCAGCCATGTGCTCCAACGCTGCTTGGAATCTTTTACACCTGAAGACAATAAG TTAATTTTTGATGCTGCGGCAAAGCATTGTGTTGATATTGCTACTCATCGACATGGATGTTGTGTGTTGCAAAAATGCATAGCCCATTCTACTGGAGAAAATCAAGCAAAGTTGATTGCAGAAATTTCTGCTAATGGTTATGAACTTGCTCAAGATCCGTTTGGGTAA
- the LOC135606270 gene encoding ras-related protein RABH1e-like, translated as MAVVSALAKYKLVFLGDQSVGKTSIITRFMYDKFDTTYQATIGIDFLSKTMYLEDRTVRLQLWDTAGQERFRSLIPSYIRDSSVAVIVYDVSNRQSFLSTSKWIEEVHTERGGDVIIVLVGNKTDLVDKRQVSTEEGEAKAREFGVMFIETSAKAGFNIKPLFRKIAASLPGMETLASAKQEDMVDVNLKPTVSSPETQQQSGGCSC; from the exons ATGGCGGTGGTCTCGGCTCTGGCGAAATACAAGTTGGTGTTCTTGGGGGACCAGTCGGTGGGGAAAACCAGCATCATCACTCGGTTCATGTACGACAAGTTCGACACCACTTATCAG GCCACCATCGGCATTGATTTTCTATCCAAAACAATGTACCTTGAAGACCGTACAGTTCGTCTGCAGCTCTG GGACACTGCAGGACAGGAGAGATTTAGAAGCCTTATTCCAAGCTACATTAGAGACTCCTCTGTTGCAGTTATCGTTTATGATGTATCTA ATCGGCAATCATTTTTAAGCACTTCAAAGTGGATCGAGGAAGTGCATACAGAACGAGGCGGTGATGTTATCATAGTTCTTGTTGGAAATAAGACGGATCTTGTTGACAAAAG ACAAGTCTCGACAGAAGAAGGAGAAGCAAAAGCTCGTGAATTCGGAGTAATGTTCATCGAAACTAGTGCAAAGGCTGGCTTCAACATCAAG CCTTTGTTCCGCAAGATTGCTGCATCCCTTCCGGGGATGGAGACACTCGCTTCTGCGAAACAGGAGGACATGGTTGATGTCAATTTGAAGCCCACTGTCAGTTCACCAGAGACTCAGCAGCAATCTGGAGGCTGCTCGTGCTGA
- the LOC135606271 gene encoding signal peptidase complex-like protein DTM1 gives MGREEALQKSLVALAALMAVVGIWTFSLKKMLTTYAFGILGIAGILLPDWEYFDRDFSQWFTPMPARRTPATDRAPGSWRFKLYPLRVAMITLIYSFGLYKWWMFVSS, from the exons ATGGGGCGGGAGGAGGCGCTGCAGAAGAGCCTGGTGGCGCTTGCCGCGCTGATGGCCGTCGTCGGGATCTGGACCTTCTCCCTCAAGAAGATGCTGACCACCTACGCCTTCGGGATCCTGGGGATCGCCGGGATTCTCTTGCCCGACTGGGAGTACTTCGACCGGGACTTCTCGCAGTGGTTCACGCCCATGCCCGCTCGGAGAACCCCGGCCACCGATCGGGCTCCCGGCAGCTGGAG ATTTAAGTTATACCCTCTAAGGGTGGCAATGATCACCCTGATCTACAGCTTTGGTCTGTACAAGTGGTGGATGTTCGTGTCAAGCTAA